Proteins encoded within one genomic window of Xiphophorus maculatus strain JP 163 A chromosome 11, X_maculatus-5.0-male, whole genome shotgun sequence:
- the adora2b gene encoding adenosine receptor A2b isoform X2 — MTVTDVTHLQISGRTHSTEMNASYIAIEAVIAVLSICGNVLVCWAVAINSRLKNATYYFLVSLAVADILVGCLAIPFAIIISVGLYLNFYGCLFLACFVLVLTQSSIFSLLAIAIDRYLAVKIPLRKTERDSDHLCFCP; from the coding sequence ATGACCGTCACTGATGTAACCCACCTGCAGATTTCAGGCCGGACGCACTCTACTGAGATGAATGCATCATACATCGCGATTGAAGCAGTGATCGCTGTCCTCTCCATATGCGGCAACGTGCTGGTGTGCTGGGCTGTGGCGATCAACAGCAGGCTGAAAAACGCCACCTACTACTTTCTGGTGTCTCTGGCTGTGGCTGACATCCTGGTCGGCTGCCTCGCCATCCCCTTCGCCATAATCATCAGCGTCGGCTTGTACCTGAACTTTTACGGCTGCCTCTTCCTCGCCTGTTTCGTCTTGGTACTCACTCAGAGCTCCATCTTCAGCCTGCTGGCCATCGCGATTGACAGATATCTGGCGGTGAAGATCCCACTGAG